In Actinoplanes lobatus, the DNA window GGCGCCGAGCGGGTCAGCCCAGGGCCGCGCGCAGCTTCCAGGACGATGGTCGGCGTGGGCGGTCCGGCAGGGCCACGCGGCCGGTGCACCAGAGCAGCGCCTGGACCGGATCACCGGGTGGAGCCTCCGGGAAGAGGCGCGCGAGCACGGCGGCGCACATCGCCGGTGGCGGTGTCCAGTCGAGGCCGAGGCCCTGGGCGATGTCCCACGTGTGCACCAGGGTCTCGTTGACGCCGAGGGCCGCGAACCCGGTCGTGTCGGTCGCCCCCCAATGCCAGCCGCGTGCCTCCGGCCCGGCGACGCGAAGCGCCGCACTCAGCATGGCGCCGCACGCGACCACCACGCTCAGGACCTCACGAGCCACCGCCTTCGGCTTGACGACCAGGTCGAACGGCAGATAAGCACCCGGCTCCCGGCCGGAGATCTGACCCGCATACGCCGTCAGGTCGTGTGCCACGTGGGCTGCCGTCGCGAGGCAGGTCCACTCCAGCGGGCCGGCCCGCACCTCCCAGTCACGCTCCTGAACCGGCCGCAGGACCC includes these proteins:
- a CDS encoding maleylpyruvate isomerase N-terminal domain-containing protein; this translates as MAVMDHGDVDDAVAEMMRVLRPVQERDWEVRAGPLEWTCLATAAHVAHDLTAYAGQISGREPGAYLPFDLVVKPKAVAREVLSVVVACGAMLSAALRVAGPEARGWHWGATDTTGFAALGVNETLVHTWDIAQGLGLDWTPPPAMCAAVLARLFPEAPPGDPVQALLWCTGRVALPDRPRRPSSWKLRAALG